In the Sarcophilus harrisii chromosome 1, mSarHar1.11, whole genome shotgun sequence genome, one interval contains:
- the ZNF48 gene encoding zinc finger protein 48 isoform X2, translated as MEQGAEPWDPVLQGSEERELLRSTQTGMGNENEDHPQHHGLDFEDDPQQVSGLDFKETRDVASGRDAGDSTIKLEPEETWEDIWASADQGKPRSRVPRPLSETRRAQVGERAPVCGECGKSFRQMSDLVKHQRTHTGEKPYKCGVCGKGFGDSSARIKHQRTHSGEKPYRPRPPAPGPPRTPRPRIPAGERPTICGECGKSFRQSSDLVKHQRTHTGEKPYKCAVCGKGFGDSSARIKHQRTHRGERPPRTVASRRVARAASAIPQGSAAGPRDKPHMCPECGKRFVLSCSLLSHQRSHLGPKPFGCDVCGKEFARGSDLVKHLRVHTGEKPYLCPECGKGFADSSARVKHLRTHSGERPHGCPECGRTFSLGSTLLRHRLTHLEPQAFGVHGYPLAPHSPSPPPSSSPPLVPHGPSPPLVPRSPPHPGEGPFGLPSLEPEPEGPQVGEPPPPAVDKPHKCPECGKGFRRGSDLVKHHRVHTGEKPYLCPECGKGFADSSARVKHLRTHRGERARPTPTPPAALLRPHNPPGTAAPTPRPRGRPPGTSRTHTCGYCGKEFPRSSDLVKHRRTHTGEKPYKCAECGKGFGDSSARIKHQRGHLALRPYGTGPTRARPPKPELGTGLE; from the exons ATGGAGCAAGGGGCTGAGCCATGGGATCCAGTTCTTCAAGGCTCAGAGGAGAGGGAGCTCCTCAGAAGCACCCAAACAG GTATGGGAAATGAGAATGAAGATCACCCTCAGCACCATGGTCTGGATTTTGAGGATGACCCTCAACAGGTATCTGGCCTGGATTTCAAGGAAACTCGAGATGTGGCTTCAGGTCGGGATGCCGGAGATAGCACCATCAAATTAGAACCAGAAGAGACCTGGGAAGATATATGGGCAAGTGCAGACCAAGGGAAACCCCGTTCTCGAGTTCCCAGACCTCTTTCAGAAACACGGAGGGCACAAGTTGGGGAGAGGGCACCCGTGTGTGGTGAGTGTGGGAAAAGCTTTCGGCAAATGTCAGATCTGGTGAAACACCAGCGCACACATACTGGGGAGAAACCCTACAAGTGTGGGGTATGTGGTAAAGGTTTTGGGGACAGTTCAGCACGCATCAAGCACCAGCGAACACATAGTGGTGAGAAGCCATACCGGCCCCGACCACCAGCTCCTGGCCCCCCTCGGACTCCAAGACCTCGAATTCCTGCTGGTGAGCGCCCCACCATTTGTGGTGAATGTGGCAAGAGCTTTCGGCAGAGCTCGGACCTTGTGAAACATCAACGCACACATACAGGTGAGAAGCCATACAAATGTGCCGTCTGTGGCAAGGGCTTTGGGGACAGTTCAGCACGTATTAAGCATCAGCGGACGCATAGGGGTGAACGACCTCCACGCACAGTTGCATCCCGGCGAGTGGCCCGGGCTGCTTCCGCCATCCCCCAGGGTTCAGCAGCTGGACCCAGGGATAAACCCCACATGTGTCCAGAATGTGGGAAGCGCTTTGTGTTGAGCTGCAGCCTCCTGAGCCATCAACGCAGCCACTTGGGGCCAAAACCATTTGGATGTGATGTGTGTGGAAAGGAGTTTGCTCGTGGATCAGACCTTGTAAAGCATCTACGTGTGCACACGGGTGAAAAGCCCTACCTATGTCCAGAGTGTGGCAAGGGTTTTGCTGATAGCTCAGCCCGTGTCAAGCACCTTCGCACACACAGTGGAGAGCGGCCCCACGGATGCCCAGAGTGTGGCCGAACCTTTAGCCTTGGCTCTACGCTCTTGCGACATCGCCTCACCCATCTGGAACCACAGGCCTTTGGAGTTCATGGGTATCCTTTGGCTCCCCACAGCCCCAGCCCACCCCCCAGCTCAAGTCCTCCACTAGTTCCTCATGGCCCTAGTCCCCCACTTGTCCCACGTAGTCCTCCCCATCCTGGGGAGGGCCCCTTTGGCCTTCCTAGTCTGGAGCCAGAGCCAGAGGGCCCCCAGGTTGGAGAGCCACCCCCTCCAGCAGTTGACAAGCCCCACAAGTGTCCCGAGTGCGGGAAAGGATTTCGTCGAGGTTCAGACCTGGTAAAGCACCACCGTGTGCACACAGGTGAAAAACCATACCTGTGCCCTGAGTGTGGGAAAGGCTTTGCTGACAGCTCAGCCCGCGTTAAGCACCTGCGCACCCACCGAGGTGAGCGGGCCCGCCCAACTCCAACACCCCCAGCAGCCCTCCTTCGGCCCCACAACCCTCCTGGCACAGCAGCTCCCACTCCCCGGCCTCGGGGCAGGCCACCTGGCACAAGCAGGACTCATACCTGTGGGTACTGTGGGAAAGAATTCCCCCGAAGCTCAGACCTGGTGAAGCATCGGCGTACTCACACAGGGGAGAAACCCTACAAGTGTGCAGAATGTGGCAAGGGCTTTGGGGACAGCTCAGCCCGCATCAAGCACCAACGTGGGCACCTAGCACTACGGCCCTATGGAACAGGGCCCACCAGAGCTCGGCCCCCCAAGCCAGAGCTGGGGACTGGATTAGAGTGA
- the ZNF48 gene encoding zinc finger protein 48 isoform X1 gives MEQGAEPWDPVLQGSEERELLRSTQTGEGMGNENEDHPQHHGLDFEDDPQQVSGLDFKETRDVASGRDAGDSTIKLEPEETWEDIWASADQGKPRSRVPRPLSETRRAQVGERAPVCGECGKSFRQMSDLVKHQRTHTGEKPYKCGVCGKGFGDSSARIKHQRTHSGEKPYRPRPPAPGPPRTPRPRIPAGERPTICGECGKSFRQSSDLVKHQRTHTGEKPYKCAVCGKGFGDSSARIKHQRTHRGERPPRTVASRRVARAASAIPQGSAAGPRDKPHMCPECGKRFVLSCSLLSHQRSHLGPKPFGCDVCGKEFARGSDLVKHLRVHTGEKPYLCPECGKGFADSSARVKHLRTHSGERPHGCPECGRTFSLGSTLLRHRLTHLEPQAFGVHGYPLAPHSPSPPPSSSPPLVPHGPSPPLVPRSPPHPGEGPFGLPSLEPEPEGPQVGEPPPPAVDKPHKCPECGKGFRRGSDLVKHHRVHTGEKPYLCPECGKGFADSSARVKHLRTHRGERARPTPTPPAALLRPHNPPGTAAPTPRPRGRPPGTSRTHTCGYCGKEFPRSSDLVKHRRTHTGEKPYKCAECGKGFGDSSARIKHQRGHLALRPYGTGPTRARPPKPELGTGLE, from the exons ATGGAGCAAGGGGCTGAGCCATGGGATCCAGTTCTTCAAGGCTCAGAGGAGAGGGAGCTCCTCAGAAGCACCCAAACAGGTGAAG GTATGGGAAATGAGAATGAAGATCACCCTCAGCACCATGGTCTGGATTTTGAGGATGACCCTCAACAGGTATCTGGCCTGGATTTCAAGGAAACTCGAGATGTGGCTTCAGGTCGGGATGCCGGAGATAGCACCATCAAATTAGAACCAGAAGAGACCTGGGAAGATATATGGGCAAGTGCAGACCAAGGGAAACCCCGTTCTCGAGTTCCCAGACCTCTTTCAGAAACACGGAGGGCACAAGTTGGGGAGAGGGCACCCGTGTGTGGTGAGTGTGGGAAAAGCTTTCGGCAAATGTCAGATCTGGTGAAACACCAGCGCACACATACTGGGGAGAAACCCTACAAGTGTGGGGTATGTGGTAAAGGTTTTGGGGACAGTTCAGCACGCATCAAGCACCAGCGAACACATAGTGGTGAGAAGCCATACCGGCCCCGACCACCAGCTCCTGGCCCCCCTCGGACTCCAAGACCTCGAATTCCTGCTGGTGAGCGCCCCACCATTTGTGGTGAATGTGGCAAGAGCTTTCGGCAGAGCTCGGACCTTGTGAAACATCAACGCACACATACAGGTGAGAAGCCATACAAATGTGCCGTCTGTGGCAAGGGCTTTGGGGACAGTTCAGCACGTATTAAGCATCAGCGGACGCATAGGGGTGAACGACCTCCACGCACAGTTGCATCCCGGCGAGTGGCCCGGGCTGCTTCCGCCATCCCCCAGGGTTCAGCAGCTGGACCCAGGGATAAACCCCACATGTGTCCAGAATGTGGGAAGCGCTTTGTGTTGAGCTGCAGCCTCCTGAGCCATCAACGCAGCCACTTGGGGCCAAAACCATTTGGATGTGATGTGTGTGGAAAGGAGTTTGCTCGTGGATCAGACCTTGTAAAGCATCTACGTGTGCACACGGGTGAAAAGCCCTACCTATGTCCAGAGTGTGGCAAGGGTTTTGCTGATAGCTCAGCCCGTGTCAAGCACCTTCGCACACACAGTGGAGAGCGGCCCCACGGATGCCCAGAGTGTGGCCGAACCTTTAGCCTTGGCTCTACGCTCTTGCGACATCGCCTCACCCATCTGGAACCACAGGCCTTTGGAGTTCATGGGTATCCTTTGGCTCCCCACAGCCCCAGCCCACCCCCCAGCTCAAGTCCTCCACTAGTTCCTCATGGCCCTAGTCCCCCACTTGTCCCACGTAGTCCTCCCCATCCTGGGGAGGGCCCCTTTGGCCTTCCTAGTCTGGAGCCAGAGCCAGAGGGCCCCCAGGTTGGAGAGCCACCCCCTCCAGCAGTTGACAAGCCCCACAAGTGTCCCGAGTGCGGGAAAGGATTTCGTCGAGGTTCAGACCTGGTAAAGCACCACCGTGTGCACACAGGTGAAAAACCATACCTGTGCCCTGAGTGTGGGAAAGGCTTTGCTGACAGCTCAGCCCGCGTTAAGCACCTGCGCACCCACCGAGGTGAGCGGGCCCGCCCAACTCCAACACCCCCAGCAGCCCTCCTTCGGCCCCACAACCCTCCTGGCACAGCAGCTCCCACTCCCCGGCCTCGGGGCAGGCCACCTGGCACAAGCAGGACTCATACCTGTGGGTACTGTGGGAAAGAATTCCCCCGAAGCTCAGACCTGGTGAAGCATCGGCGTACTCACACAGGGGAGAAACCCTACAAGTGTGCAGAATGTGGCAAGGGCTTTGGGGACAGCTCAGCCCGCATCAAGCACCAACGTGGGCACCTAGCACTACGGCCCTATGGAACAGGGCCCACCAGAGCTCGGCCCCCCAAGCCAGAGCTGGGGACTGGATTAGAGTGA